A stretch of DNA from Oncorhynchus gorbuscha isolate QuinsamMale2020 ecotype Even-year unplaced genomic scaffold, OgorEven_v1.0 Un_scaffold_2017, whole genome shotgun sequence:
TGGAAATGGATGGGAATTCCAACCTTGGAATAGTGAATGAGGTTCCAGCGCTTGTCCATGAGGAAGTAGTGTGCCGACCGAGACTCGGGAATGTTGAAGAACTCCAAACACTCCTGTTAGGGAAGAGAGAGGCCAACGAATTGGGGATGACTTCAGTGTATCCCTGAGAATGTTCTGTCATGATCTGTAGAATGCAGATCAACTCTATGATGAGAAGTTACCTTGAGCAAGGCATCAAACTGAGTGTCTTCATGTACAGGCAACTGGGTAGGAATGTCACACTCATTCTGTCCGTGCACTACCAGGGTCTTGGTTCCTGCAAGGACATACATGATTTACTATATTACCCACATGTAGCAGTCAACAttatagtatagaacacagtcAAATGACTGGGCTCCCCATTGGCATCCAGTGACCTTTATCTGGCAGGAATGACCTTCTGGTAACCTTTAAAATGGCCTTTACCTGGCATGGATGCAGTGACCAGCAGCTTGACCTCACACTGCTCCTTCTTCATGGTCTGTTTGAGGTCCTTGAAGAAGAGCCCCTCCACGTAGCCCACCACCTCCCACAGGAAGGTCAGGGTGGCCGAGATGGCATCCATACCCCACTCACACGGAGTACGCACAAAGTACATAATCAGCCCCacctagggggagagagagacagacagacagacataaaggTGAATaggggcagacagagacagggagggagagagagagagagagagagagagagagagagagagagagagagagagagagagagagagagagaggaggagagagagagagagagagagagagagagagagagagagagagagagagagagagagagagagagagagggaaagagggagagagagagagagagagagagacagggagagacaggagaggagagagagagagagagagagagagaggagagagagagagagagagagagcagagagagagagagagagacagga
This window harbors:
- the LOC124024827 gene encoding protein unc-80 homolog; translation: MYMLRKLLMNIGDLPAQTSHILFNYLVGLIMYFVRTPCEWGMDAISATLTFLWEVVGYVEGLFFKDLKQTMKKEQCEVKLLVTASMPGTKTLVVHGQNECDIPTQLPVHEDTQFDALLKECLEFFNIPESRSAHYFLMDKRWNLIHYSKTFVRDIYPFRRSVSPQLNLVHMLPEKGQELIQKQVFSRKLEEVGRVLFLIS